From Hyla sarda isolate aHylSar1 chromosome 5, aHylSar1.hap1, whole genome shotgun sequence, a single genomic window includes:
- the RGS20 gene encoding regulator of G-protein signaling 20 isoform X3, whose translation MGSERMEMRKRQMSVHQETVSSSQAQQAVGNRGSNACCFCWCCCCSCSCLTVRNQEDERTRRSSNEIRGAGIPNCEESPSPTLEDVYSWGQSFDKLMTTPAGRNAFREFLRTEFSEENMLFWMACEDLKKEGNKNTIEEKARLIYEDYISILSPKEVSLDSRVREVINRNMLEPSQHTFDDAQLQIYTLMHRDSYPRFMNSVIYKNLLQTLSENTSES comes from the exons ATGGGATCAGAGCGGATGGAGATGCGCAAGCGGCAGATGTCAGTGCACCAGGAGACAGTGAGCTCCTCTCAAGCGCAGCAGGCAGTTGGGAATAGGGGATCTAATGCCTGTTGCTTCTGTTGGTGCTGTTGTTGCAGCTGCTCTTG TCTCACAGTCCGGAATCAAGAAGATGAGAGGACACGGAGGTCTTCTAATGAAATCAGAGGCGCCGGCATACCAAACTGTGAAGAGAG TCCATCCCCTACACTTGAAGATGTGTACTCTTGGGGCCAGTCATTCGACAAACTTATGACCACCCCTGCTGGGAGAAATGCTTTCCGGGAATTCCTCAGAACGGAGTTCAGTGAGGAGAATATGCTTTTCTGGATGGCTtgtgaggatctgaaaaaagaaGGCAACAAAAATACAATAGAAGAGAAAGCCCGGCTAATATATGAGGACTACATCTCCATTTTATCTCCAAAAGAG GTCAGCCTGGACTCCCGAGTGCGAGAAGTCATCAACAGGAACATGTTGGAACCCTCACAACACACTTTTGATGATGCTCAACTCCAAATCTACACCTTAATGCACAGAGACTCTTACCCACGTTTCATGAACTCTGTAATCTACAAAAACCTTCTGCAGACCTTATCGGAAAACACCTCCGAGTCTTAG